The following DNA comes from Xiphophorus hellerii strain 12219 chromosome 5, Xiphophorus_hellerii-4.1, whole genome shotgun sequence.
tgtgtgttggtcaCAGTTGCCCACCGGTAGAAACTCCTCTGCATTGTGTTTGTGTTACCTTCGCTCTCGGTTGTTCTCATTAGGCCGACGCGCGAGTCACAAAGGTCAGGCCAAACAACAAATGAATCAACAAACTTACGGCCTCAGCAGCAGACAGATCACTGTACACTGTGTGCGTCGAAATCACAGTCCTGCTTCCTCTTCAGAGCAAATGAAAGGACCCAGGGTCTCCAGTCAGAAAGACCTAATGGTCAAAACTGGGTAGCTTTCAGCTAGGCCTAAATGATATCTCTTTAAACGAATGCTTCATTTTCACAGTGATTACGTCAAAGCGAGCATCATTGTGGAGCTCGCTTTTCTCTAAGGTTGTGCATTACGTAACACATGCCGCCTGATGGCAATGAGTATATGATACAAAATAGTGAAGAATTTTAAAATCCTTCAAATATcaaaattttacaaacaaatgcTGCTCGTTACACACTACGTCCCCTAACTTATTagtttgttgggatttttttatctatatttctggaaaaaaactcACCATGTTGTTCATTAATTTATATaagtcacagtttcaaactgaatatttagctagTAGCTtattagctaaacatttagttagcaagGTAAACacttagaaaaaatatttagcttcaaaataactatttagcttgctaactaaatatttcactCAAAACTTagtatttagcttgctaactatttagtttgctaaaaacaatttaGCTCAAAGCCAAATAATTAGCCTgcttactaaatatttagcttgaagcAGAAAGTTAGcttactaactaaatatttagtttagagcTAAAACTTTGCTTACAGCTAAGTTGCcagctaagtatttagctttacagctaaatatttagttggtcTGCGATGGCAGTTCCTAGGTGGCCTtatgtttacataaaaacaaagaatattatGCAAGGCTTAAGATATAGATactaaagagtaaaaataaataaatttaccattagaaatacatttagttagaaaaaaacatgaatcacACTTTGTTCTTTGTACTGATTTTGATCCTTGATGTAACGATATTTGACAACGGATTCAGAGGGGGGCCTGTTAAGAGGTTTGTCTCTTTAGCTGGAAGCAGGACTGTTCAACCATTTTCAACTTCATCACATGATCTCCAAACTGCATCAAGCTGTGCTCTCTGAGATGTcttgattgtaaaaaaaacaacaaaaaataaattataattatattcTTATTATTATACATGTTCACaacataaatataatattttgtcCAGTAAAATGCACAGAAGATAAACATTGTTATGGTATGGTCAAATGTGAAACACCCTtagcaaataatattttttaacagcaAAACTTCTGCCAAACTTTATCTACTGATATTTACCACCAGTAAAAAGTGTGTTCTCTGCAGCAAAGGTTCTTGTGGTCCATTACTTTATTAATGTTAAACACAGAAGTGGCCTAGAGCAATGGGGAGAGGAGCCTCTTGGTATTAACTGGTAAATGtgagaggttttttttatgtttacaacATTGGAGTCCATGACTCCCACTGCAAAAATGTGGACTCAGAGATTTAATCAGAAAAGGCAGAAGAGATCTTGCAGCCATCCCCAGTAAGGCTTTGCAAGTTTTCAGGTTCTTTGATAGAGGTCCACATTAAGGGCAAGGAGAACTCTAAAGGGAGGTGATTTGGAGTACTGTTCCCACAATTttctgattattgatttgtgttTGAAGAAACCTGAGCCTAAAAAAGATTACAAAACTTAAGAAGAGCAAAAACCCAAACCGTGCAGCGACAAATCCCCAAGGCAGCTAGTAAAACTGTTTAAGTAGCAACTGAGAGGATTTGTTTGAGATTGGTAAAAGCTATATATTCGATTACCAAAACACCAGAACTGTTtctattaaaatgcattttgatcACAGTGACAATAATGTTAATATCGATTGAAAATTTCATTCAAGACAATTGTTTAAATGGTTCTCCGAAATCAAACACCCGATCTGATCACTTGTCAACGTACCTTTCGGTTTCACAGCTGTGAGCGGAGAGGATTTGACTTAATTCCCCAAGAGACCACCACAAGTCAAACAGTTTCAGCTCATTCCTCTCCATGTTTACCTCTGGAGCCCCGACACTGACAGTAAATCCTTTAGATTGATTCATCACTGTGGTTAACTGAAGAGAGAAATTACACATTGGTAATCTGACTGGTGCAACAGCTAACAAACTTGTCAGTTTGGACTCCTGGGTTCTGGTCCTTTGGGGTTGAAGGCAAATTCCCTTTGTTCTCAGAGAGtggcataaaaagaaaactttgataTCCTGAAATATATTGAAGGGAACACAGGAGCATGGCTTGATCACCACAGGTAGACCGTCAAATTAAGTTGCTTACCATTTCCTTAATAGGGCAAATATGAACAAACCTGGCTGCATATCATTTCTTTCAAGAATAATCTAAAAACAACTAAGTGCTTAAAGAAAAGGTGAAGTTTATACAACCTTCAATGGATAGCGGACCTGTTCTTAGCAACTGATTGAATTCACTGAACTGTTGAGTAACTCGGATAATGTTATGTTACATCTAACAAAAGCTCTCTGAGTGAATATGGAGGTAAATCCAGATCAATTCTCCCCAGTCTTTCAAATGcagtcattattttaaaaaggttcCTACGCTGGATAATCTAAGACTAACTGATTGGTCATCCCTTGCACCTAATATAGAGAAAGCTCCCAGCAGAAAGGGAAGATAAGGCAAAACGAGTACattttgctctctctctctctgagacTTTGAGCTCAAGAGAATTTGCTGTCTGCATTTAATGTTGTTCTTTTCACTCTCAGATTAAGTAGTATTGATCTGATGCTACAGTGATGATGAGGCTGTGATATTCTCTTTGTGAATGCTACCAGCTCTGTTGGGTTGGAACACAACGGAGCTTTACAAAGCAAAGAAACACTTGAAAAACAAGCAATACAAGACCACAACTCAGAATTTCTAAGAGTTAGAAATGGCGAGTCTTGCAGTTTTCGGAAGAACTGTTCTGcttaaaaagagaagaaaaataaagcgTATTGAGAAATTGCTTTACacatgattatttttctttcatgcaacaaatataattttatatctGCCAGCCTTTTGAataacaacaaacacacacaaaaaaaacaatgtttttcaataGATTTAACTTGGCCAAAAAGTGAATCTCATAATCTACctcaattttgttttcttggtcAAACTCCTAACATTGACCAGACAAATAATTTCAATAACTTTCATAAAAAGCTCTTTGGGTTAATTTGGTACAAATGTAATCAGTGGATATTCTGTACTGACATGATTCTCAACAattctgagaaagaaaaaaaaaaacaaatatccagGAAATAGTAGACACTAATAATCTCCTTGGTAGTTGGCAAGCCTTGCTCCGTTTTCCCTCAACCAGGTATAATAGCATCACAgcacattaaataataataaaaaataacataaaccccccccccaaaacacacacacaagaagaTAGGCAAGTGTAATTAAAATCCTTTAAATCTCACCTCCTAAGGGCACTTTGGTCCATAGCAAGCtaccagtttttgttttaccagaaCAGAGTACTGTCAAGCACAGAGAGATGTCACCTTTATCGAGGCAGaggcacacaaaaaaaaaaataccacgTTGATCTTCTGTCCTTTATCCTGCATCCACTGTGCATTGGAGAGAGCATTATGATGGAATACAGCCGCAGCTTGAAAACCGCTGAACCTTGCCTCTCCGCTTTGGCACTGGGCTGTTCGCAGGAAACCTCTAACCTGCTCTGAGTCTGCTTCTGTTCCGAAATGTGATTACTTGATTCTTTACTACATGAGCTTGCACCTGCACTTCCAGCCCACCCTCAAGTAATTTCGGCACGACTCGGCCTATTGAGATGTAAATGCTCCAACTCCAAAGTAGTGCCTGTAAACAGGCCAAAAATGCCTGGAAGTTTTCACAAGATTTGCTTCACGACATCTAGATATGCGAAATGAGCAAAACTCTTACTCATTCACAAGTCTACTCACAGACCTTCCCAGCTACTGTAGGTTGTTATCTAATCTGTCTATCACAAAACCTTTTGCTCTTATACAGAAGCCTGAGATAAAGAATGACTCAGCCCTACTTCCCTCTTCAACTAAAATGGGATTCCTCACATTAAAACCCACAACCTGTATGTACACACACCACTGAATATGCGTAGTTGGGTGTTTTACATCAATAAGCATGCTCAACAAACACTGTCCCTGACCTTCTGTTTACACTGGCTAATTGCCAGGGAAAACAATAAGCCAGATTAGTATCGCTTAATGTCTTCCCCAAAGACAGGTATtctaatacaaaaaataataaatcttcaATTTAGTTTCTCATTACTGCTCTAAATGATGTTTTTATAGAAACCCAGGTGGAAGCAGTGCCGTGGAATTAATGTCCTTTGAATGGTTGTTtgatagaaatagaaaaaaaagatggacaGAGCTTAAGTTATAAATGCTGCTGTTTCTACTGAGATAGTTGAGCTACAGTGATGAGGTGTACCAGTGATGAGGTAGAAGACGCTTGTCACCAAGTTAACTTTGCTTATCAGAATGTACTTAGCATTTCTGCGAAGCCTGCAAGGACCAAAGTGCCCAGTACCAGGCTGTCAGGTGAACAGACCATTCAGGGTTGTGGTGACAAATGTCATCCTCTGGaaccatttaaaatgtcaatgaaCTGTCACCAAATACATGTTCCAAACTCATCTTGAGATTAGTCAACTCTGGATCTGCCAGATAAATTACCCACGTCACTCTGCAGAAAGATTCTCATCCTACCTCTGTATTAGTCCGCTGTTGGTGTTCAGCTTAAAATCTCCCACGTAGCATTTGATTCTCCCCCCTCACCCCTCCAACTCACAGCTTTTGCTGGGCAGAAACGCCCTTCCAATAATCCAAAATATCATGAAGATCCTCATCCTTGGCAAACTGCACCTTCTTACGCAATGCGTGGCCGGCGGCTATGTAGGAGGCTTCCTCGCGTGGGTTTTTCTTGTACGGTCGAAATCTCTCCCAGATGCGTAGCGTGCTCTCTGATGAGTACTCCGGACTAGAGGAGTACCCGGAGTTGTAGTTATGGTGACGAGAAGGAGAGAGCTGGGAGTAGGTGGCTGTGGCCTCCCTTTTGGTGCGTCCCAGTGGCTTGAGGAATGAAGCTTTTTGGGCTGGTAAGGGAGATTCGTTGCCATCCTCATAGTACAGCGCAGGAAAGGAGTGTCGGTGCTCTGAGCTGTGGTAGTCTGGCTGAACCTCTaagtgatgctgctgctgtccagGCCCAGCAACCCCACATCCACTTCCATTCCCATTATTACATCCCATTCCGCCTCCATTTAAACTCACCCCACCACCATTTAGGTTTCCCTTGCCATTTCCACCACAGCCTCCTACACCACCATGTCCCCCGCTTCCACCCATCCCACCACAAACGGCAGGACTCCCCTTCTCTGTTGGATACTTGGGTGGATCACTCCTCTGCTCCGGTATATCCACACTGTACAGCCTTGTGTTCTTGACAGATACTGCAGCAGGAGTACCACAACGATTCTTGACTACTGCAGTGTCGGCACTCTGCTGCCTCTGAAGGGGCCGCACCGCATTAGCTGGGGGTGGGTCACGGTAAGGTGGGGAAAGGAACCCACCTCCACTGATGCCAGGTCGCTCTGACAGGGGCATGACCAGGGGCACCGGGGCCATAGAAGGGGGATGAGGCTGCTGATGTAGCTGTGGGTGAGACTGAGGATGGGACTGAGGTTGCGGCTGAGGATGAGGCTGAGGGTGTGGCTGAGACTTTGGATGCACCTTCGGAGAAGAGGCCATGATCTGATCTCCAGAGGAGGCAGTGGAGAGTGGCAGGAGATTGCGGGAAAGAGGTGCCATGCAAGGTGGCTGGGAGGTGGACAGAGAGTTACCGTCATCAGCTGTCGACACAATATTGGCCGAGGCGTCCAGCTTGAGGGCGTCGATGCAATTGTTAATGATCTGGTTCACTTTGTCCACCTCCTTAGCAATGGTGGAAATCTCTGATGCAGAGCCACGACCATCATCATCTGAGTCTTCCCCAGCCTCTGTCCCATTTTCAGCCACACCTCGCATATCAACAAGTACTTCACCTCCTACTCCTCCAGCAACCAGTACTCCGTCCCTGCTCTCCCCGACCATTCCCGTTGTCCTCACATCCATGTAATTGCTCTTGCTGCCCATTGCCTCGGAGAAGGCAGAGGCCATTTTTTCTACCTGGGGCAAGGTGGAGAGGCGGGAAGAGCTTGTGTTTGCTGATCCATGGAGCATCCCGGTGCTAGAAGAGGCAGATGGTGGAAGCTTGCCTCCCGCTCCTCCTGAATGGTGGTGATGAGTCTGCTCCTGAAGACGTTGAATGGCACCTGGATCATTGGCCACTGCTGCAGCTGCCTCTGGACCATATCTAAGGAAGCAAATATTGACATAAAAAGGCATTATTTGTGATAAAGTAGAATGACAGAAACTTTGTCTCACTTTTGATTCAAGCAGGGATAAATCACGTGCAGTAGTATGATATAAAATCTTAAAGATAATGGAGTAAAACTTCTTCTAAAGACACGTATTACTTCAATCACAAATTAAACTGCTACAATATctaagaatagaaaaaagcaaTGCGCCCTTCAGAGATTAAAATTAACTATGTATTTAAACAATCCTCCCACCTCATCTCCagaattgttttctttacacTTATAGccttctccttctcttcttGGATGCGTCGCCGCCTGAGGCAGTAGTAGACAAATCCGAGCACAATCACCATACCAAACAGACATCCCAAGATTGTCATAATGTAGTGGGTAGTTGTGGATGGATTAGAACGGAGGTCCTCCGGGCCCATAGCCCGCGTTGTGAAAGACAGGCAAGTATGGTTGTATCGTTGAGTTTTACTTCCAGAAGCCACACAATAGGTGTAATTGGTGTGTGGCTTCAGCTTATCTATGGGaatcttctccttcttctttgtAAGGGACATAATTTCTGTTGCAAAGGTATCATTATACTGGGAGAGGATGTACATCTTAGTGTACGGTTTTGGAATCTGCACAAGAAGAGATGCCGTGTAGAGGGAGACCGACTCAAGCTTAATGGAAATCTGAGGAACATAGTTGGGATCGGCAGTAGCTGTGGTTGGCTGAGGGTACAGACCTGGGTCAGAATTGTCTAAACCCATCCCTGAGCCATCTGGATCTGGCATCTGGGAGGTCATCCCTGGAATAATCACACCGTCCCGACAGGCGGACAGAAGAATGTTCCGAGCATTCCTTCCCTGGCCAGGCGCTTGGCCCAGGAGTGGATACCCTGTCAGTTCTGGTGGTGTTTCACATTGGAGCCGGTCGTAAGTGTGGGTGACATTGTTGAATTCCTCTAGCCAAGTCAGAAAACTGTAGAGCTCACACCCACAATGGAACGGGTTCGCTGCTAGTTCACAAACCATTAGCCTGTTGAGGGAAGTGAAGGTAGAGGGGTCAAGACGGGCCAATTTATTTGAAGATAAATCCAGGCTGCTAAGGTTAGGGCACTCCCAGAAGGCATTGTTGGCAATGACCTCAATGAGGTTGTGTTGTAAAAAGAGGCACTGCATTCGGCCCAGGCCTCTCAACATTCCTTCAGTCAGATTGGTCAGTTTGTTGTAGCCTAGTTGTAGAACCTGACAGGAAAGACAGAGTAGgtacttcaaatgttttataaaagtgcaaccaaaataatttccatAGTATTTGTTTAATCTTGTTAACATTATCTACACAtattaaatttctttaaaaatatgtgaaatagtGCAATATACTCTATATCACATAGTGCATGTGTGATGTAGTGTATCACATTTAACAGGCGAGTCAACTtggggcaaggcacttaaccccaagtatgaatgtgagaatgtggctctAGTGTAAAGCTTTTTGGCTGACTGGAAATGCACTGTATATGTTCAGTCCATATACTACAAGTAGACCAACTATTGTAAAGCAACACTTCAGAAAATGATCACTGTATGAGCTCCAATTCAAGCTGGAGACTTTGTAATACCACAAACAGCTGAAGAGAAAACGttgcaaatatttctttattatttaaaaaggtttttaaatagTAATTTAAAGACTGTGTATCATTTAAGACATGGGAATTCCAACAGAATACCCTAACTCTACCTTCTTTTTCCAAGCATGTGAATGGACATTGGGTGATCACAAAAGAAGGCCAATTTATAAACCAAGAGTGCTATTGCATCTCTTGTTCAGTGTTTGCTGCAGAACAAACATATAAGTGTAAAATTGAGAAGCAAAACCTTTGCTTCCTGCTTGTAGGTTTCTAGTTTCAACTGTTTTGACAAGCGCCGTATCTTGACgcaaacaatcacaaaaaaatggagtcctgtctATGATTACCAACCTGAAGGTTTGCCTGTCCAGCAAAGGCTCCATCCTCAATGTAGCTTATCTCGTTCTTAGTTAGATTGAGATCAGTTAGGTTTGTGAAACGGTACATCGAGGTAAAGAGCACAGCCTTGAGTTTGTTCTCATTCAGCCTCAGGTCATGAACCtgaagacaacaacaaaaaaaggaagtttTTAAGATGTGTATTGCGGTGACAGATAAACATCCTCTACCAATAGTAAAGCAAAGGTTTCTTTTTGCAGGtaagcattttatttcaacataaaCCACTCAAATATAGAAGTATTGCTGTTTGCAAGCACTTATTTCCCTCTTAGATATTTAGTTGAGTTATTTTTctaatgaaagtaaaaaataattgtatgtAGTTTCAATGAGGTGACTTATTGAAGCTGCCTTATACCaggttttgcatttttgttacCTGGAAAATGCTATCAGTTTTTGTCAGATGATGTATTCTGCTTATTTAATCGctgaagaatagaaaaaaattaatgcaTAAGCCATAACTTTATTCTGCTGAATAGAAACAGAACTATTTTTGCACCAAAAGAGAAACGATCAAAAGTCAGCAAATGTCTTCAGCTATTACAGCTAAAGACGACTGACCAGGCAGGCGCAAAGTCTGGGAGTAGCAAcagactcagacctgaaccttcggAGTCACATAgagacaattacaaagtcggccttctatcacctgaagaacatgtCCAGAATTAAAGGACTATTGTCCCAgcgagatctagagaaactcatcagTCTTTAGTTGAACTGATAACTACAACTACTTCAAAATCACACAACTCCAggacgctgctgctggtgttctcactaaaaccaggaaattGGAGCACATCACTCCAGTTCTAAAGttcctacactggctccctgtagctcagagaataaactttaaaatactgttgttagtttaaaCTGAATGGCTAAGCACCACAACACGTTAAAGATCTACTGTGTCAACCTTCCAAACCTCTTGAGCCTTCTGATTCTAGTCTACTccgcatccccagaaccagaaccaaacatggagaagcagcattaaCTTTTTCTACTCCTCTAATCTTGAACAAACCTCTAGAAAACTGCTGAAGCACTGAGTTCCTCTGAATCACAGCTAAAAGCCCCCATTTGTTTAGAGTGG
Coding sequences within:
- the LOC116720303 gene encoding protein phosphatase 1 regulatory subunit 29-like; this translates as MAARQRLSFPSPSLLLPVLLAALLLLRLPAAVKGDCWLIEGDKGYVWLAICSQNQPPYETIPQHINSTVHDLRLNENKLKAVLFTSMYRFTNLTDLNLTKNEISYIEDGAFAGQANLQVLQLGYNKLTNLTEGMLRGLGRMQCLFLQHNLIEVIANNAFWECPNLSSLDLSSNKLARLDPSTFTSLNRLMVCELAANPFHCGCELYSFLTWLEEFNNVTHTYDRLQCETPPELTGYPLLGQAPGQGRNARNILLSACRDGVIIPGMTSQMPDPDGSGMGLDNSDPGLYPQPTTATADPNYVPQISIKLESVSLYTASLLVQIPKPYTKMYILSQYNDTFATEIMSLTKKKEKIPIDKLKPHTNYTYCVASGSKTQRYNHTCLSFTTRAMGPEDLRSNPSTTTHYIMTILGCLFGMVIVLGFVYYCLRRRRIQEEKEKAISVKKTILEMRYGPEAAAAVANDPGAIQRLQEQTHHHHSGGAGGKLPPSASSSTGMLHGSANTSSSRLSTLPQVEKMASAFSEAMGSKSNYMDVRTTGMVGESRDGVLVAGGVGGEVLVDMRGVAENGTEAGEDSDDDGRGSASEISTIAKEVDKVNQIINNCIDALKLDASANIVSTADDGNSLSTSQPPCMAPLSRNLLPLSTASSGDQIMASSPKVHPKSQPHPQPHPQPQPQSHPQSHPQLHQQPHPPSMAPVPLVMPLSERPGISGGGFLSPPYRDPPPANAVRPLQRQQSADTAVVKNRCGTPAAVSVKNTRLYSVDIPEQRSDPPKYPTEKGSPAVCGGMGGSGGHGGVGGCGGNGKGNLNGGGVSLNGGGMGCNNGNGSGCGVAGPGQQQHHLEVQPDYHSSEHRHSFPALYYEDGNESPLPAQKASFLKPLGRTKREATATYSQLSPSRHHNYNSGYSSSPEYSSESTLRIWERFRPYKKNPREEASYIAAGHALRKKVQFAKDEDLHDILDYWKGVSAQQKL